The following DNA comes from Lentibacillus sp. Marseille-P4043.
ATAAAACAGTGGAGGAAATACACATGCGCGAGAACATCAACCCGAGCGCGGGAACATCGACCCGAATCGCGAGAACATCAACCCGAGCACGAGAACATCGACCCGAGAACGAAAACATCAACCCGAAACGAGAAAACATCAACCCGAAACGAGAAAACATCGACCCGAATCGCGAGAACATCAACCCAGGAACGAGAACATCAACCCGAATCGCGAGAACATCAACCCGAGCGCGAGAAGATCGACCCAGGAACGGGAACATCGACCCGAATCGCGAGAACATCAACCCGAGAACGAAAACATCGACCCGAATCGCGAGAACATCAACCCGAGCGCGAAAACATCAACCCGAGAACGAAAACATCGACCCGAATCGCGAGAACATCAACCCGAGAACGAAAACATCAACCCGAGCGCGAGAACATCGAACCGAATCGCGAGAACATCAACCCGAATCGCGAAGAACATCAACCCGAGCGCGAGAACATCGACCCGAATCGCGAAACATCAACCCGAATCGCGGGAACATCAACCCGATCGGGGAGCGATTTCCTAGTTACTCGCATTTCCTATCAGCTACGAAACTAAAAACAACAAATATTACGAAAGAAGCCTTAATCTAAATCACCTATAGTTATTTATGACCAGTTAGTCATTTTATTTTTGACTTTCGTTTATCGTATCAAAAGTATTACGTAAAACACAACTTTTTTAATCAAAAGAATGTGGCTGAGCGGAAATTATTAGTTGCTTGTCAGTCGTAAATCGGTTATATTAGATATTGTGTATTATGACCAGTCAGTCATAAAATAATAACGAACGGAGTGTGCTTTTTGAAGAAAATCATCAATTTCTCGCTTAACAACAAATTTGCCATATGGATTTTAACCATTATGGTTGTTGTTGCGGGTTTATATTCAGGACTTAATATGAAACAGGAAACGATGCCGAATATTACGATGCCAAACGTTTCCGTCGTTACAACCTATCCAGGTGCAGCACCTGATGAGGTTACGGACAAAGTTACAGTACCAATTGAACAGCGGGTGGAAAATTTAAATGGTGTTGAGCTTGTTAACTCAACATCATTAGCAAACGCATCGTCTGTTCAAATTCAGTACGACTTTGATACAGATATGGACGAGGCAGCGACAGAGGTAGAGGAGGCCATCTCTAATATTTCCTTACCAGATGGAGCGGAGGAGCCGAAAGTTTCTCGGTTAAGTATAAATGCTTTTCCGGTTATGGCATTAAGTGTTAGTGATAAGGATCATTCCCTCGAACAATTGACAAAGCGGGTTGAAAATGATGTGCAACCTACTTTAGAGGGATTGGATGGCGTTTCTGATGTCCAAATTACGGGGCAGCAAGTACAAAAAGTAACGATTGATTTTGATGATGCCAAACTTAACAAATATGGCTTAACAGAAGACAAAATCAAACAACTCATTCAAGGTTCAGATGTTTCATTTCCATTGGGTCTAACCAATTTTGATGGCGAAGTGAAAAATCTGGTCATTGATGGAAATGTTGCAACGGTTGATGACTTACGAGCAATCAAAATTCCAGCTGTACCACAGTCAGCATCTCAAGGCGACATGTCTCAGCAAGGAGCAGCGCAACAAGGCGGAGCGGCCCAAGGGACAGAACAACAAAACAAAGCGGCCCAATCAAATGGAGCCAATCAACAAACACAGGCCCCTGCAGAAATACCGACTGTTCAACTAGGTGAACTAGCGGATATAGAAGTGGTTGGAGAAGCAGAATCCATTTCCCGAACAAATGGCGAAGATTCTGTTGGGATTCAAATTGTAAAGGCGCCAGATGCGAATACGGTTGAAGTTGTTAATAATGTGAAAGACGCTATTGGTGACTTTGAAGATGATTACGGTCTTACTGTAACGACTACGTTTGACCAAGGCGAACCAATTGAAGAATCGGTTAATACGATGTTAAGCAAGGCATTATTTGGTGCCCTATTTGCGATCGTGATTATTTTACTTTTCTTAAGAAGTATCAAAACGACCTTAATTTCCATTGTTTCGATCCCATTATCCTTATTAATGGCAGTGTTCCTGCTGGATCAAATGGACATCACCTTAAACATTATGACATTAGGTGCATTGACAGTGGCGATTGGTCGGGTAATTGATGACTCGATAGTTGTTATTGAAAATATTTATCGACGAATGGCCTTATCGGGTGAAAAATTACGAGGACGCGATTTAATTCGGGAAGCAACACGTGAGATGTTTATTCCGATTTGTTCCTCTACAATCGTGACCATTGCCGTATTCTTGCCGTTAGGTTTAGTAAGTGGACAAGTTGGCGAGATGTTCATGCCATTTGCTTTGGCAGTTGTCTTTGCACTCGCATCTTCCTTGATTGTCGCAGTGACAATAGTTCCAATGCTTGCACATTCACTGTTTAAAAAAGATTTAAACAAAATGGCAACAAACGAAACTGTTCAACACGAGAAAAAGCCGAATAAATTAACAAGAGGATACAAACGCATTCTCGATTGGGCATTAAATCACAAATTGATAACCTTTGGCGGATCTGTCATTGTATTAGTACTCAGCTTCTTACTAGTACCAGTCATCGGTGTTAGCTTTTTACCAGATGAAGAACAAAAAATGATCATGGCTACGTACAGCCCTGAACCAGGAGAAACTAGGGAGGAAGCGGAAGAAGTAGCATATGATGCGGAAGAATACATTAGCAACCATGACGGTGTTACAACCTATCAATTTTCATTAGGTGGCGGTAGCCCAATGGGTGGAATGATGGGAATGGGTGGAGATAATTCCGCACTATTCTTCATTGAGTATGATTCTGATTTTGAAAACTTTAACGATGAAACAACAAAAGTGATTGATACCCTCAATAAAAATACGGACAAAGGCGAATGGGGTAGTATTGATTTTGCTAGTATGGGTTCAGGATTGGAAATGTATGTTTACGGCGATAACACAGAAGATATCCAAGGTGCCGTTGATCAAATTCTCCCTGTCATGAAAGAAAATGATGATTTGGAAAAAGCCGAATCAAGCCTATCGGAAGCCTATGATCAATATACACTAGTCGCAAATCAGGAAAAATTAAGTCAATCTGGATTGACAGCAGCACAAATTGGTATGAATTTAAGTGATTCAGGTGAAGCTCCAATCCTTACAACGGTAAAACATGATGGCGAAGATGTGAATGTATATATCGAAGTGGATGAGAAACAGTATGACAGTATTGATGATTTGAAGGACTCCGAAATTCAAACACCATTAGGAACAACAGTGAAAGTAAAAGATGTGATGGATGTTGAAGAAGGAAAATCACCAGATACAATTGAACGTCGAGAAGGAAAAATGTATGCATCACTTTCTGCAGACATCAAAACAGATGATGCAGCAGCTGTTTCAAAAGAATTAGAAGACAAAATTAGTGATTTGGACTTGCCTGATGGGGTGAGTGTTGATTTTGGCGGGGTAACTGAGCAAATCAACGAATCATTTACACAATTAGGACTTGCTATGTTAGCTGCAGTAGCAATTGTCTACTTTGTCCTTGTCGTCACGTTTGGCGGGGCATTAGCACCATTTGCGATCCTGTTCTCCTTACCATTTACGATCATTGGCGGACTGGTTGCACTTTGGATTGCCAACGAACCATTAAGTGTATCAGCAATGATCGGTGCGTTGATGTTAATTGGAATTGTGGTAACGAACGCAATTGTGCTGATCGATCGTGTTATTCATAAAGAAAAAGAAGGACTTTCAACAAGAGAAGCGCTTCTTGAGGCAGGTTCAACAAGGTTAAGACCAATCTTGATGACTGCACTCGCAACAATCGGTGCCCTCATACCACTGGCAATTGGTATGGAAGGTGGCGGACTTATCTCGAAAGGACTTGGTGTGACGGTAATTGGCGGTCTCACAAGTTCAACGATATTGACGCTCGTGATTGTACCAATTGTTTATGAAGCACTCGCAAAGTTTCGCAAAAAAAAGACGAATGAATAAGTAACATGCTAGTATCTTTGGCTTAAATTGAGCTGAAGATACTAGCTTTTTGTTTAGGCATTTTTTCCAAAAAATTGTTGAAGAAATATCTAAGCATATATTTTCTGGGTCTAGCCGCGCCTGAAAAGCGAAGATACGGGCTACGGGGCAGATATGACGAATACAGCTTTTGCTTAAAAAGGTCCATATTATCGTGTATTACATGAAAAAAGATGGTTAACCTAATGGCGAAAGTAAATATCTAAAGGAGGAATAGGAATGAAAAGAAAATTGTTAATAAAGTTCGGTGCACCAATTTTAGCATTATCACTTGTCGCCGCTTGTGGCAATGATGATAATGATGATCCCGTTGATGACGAGGCTCCACTAAATCAAGAGGATGATAATGGTGATTTGAACGACGATAATGACCAGAATGACTTGGATGATAACGGGGATCTCAATGATAATGATAACGGGGATATGAACGATAACGACAACCCGACGGATGATAATGGCGACTTAGATAACAATGGCAATGACAATGACATGGATCAGAACGGTGATTTAAACAACAATGATGATGCCGATATTGGTAATGGTAGCGATAATAATGACAAAGATAACGATGGCATTACCGATGACAATGATGAGGTAGATGATAATAAGAATAAATAAGAACAAAAACCCTCAATGAGTGAGGGTTTTTTTATTAAATATAAAATTTTTGTAGCTGATGAATCCTTCTTCTGAAAAAGCGTTCAGCTTAGCGCCAACGCCAGCTAGTATGCTTCCTTCAATATCGATCCTATGCCTTTATATCAATCGCGTTTCCTAGTGTTGGGTGGGCTACTGGTACTGCTGATTGCTGCAACATTTCTGTCATTTGTTGCCCTTTTTGCTCCATTACTCCCATTGATTTGTCCATAATCGCTAAGCTAGCATCTGAACGCAGTTGACTGTTTGCCATAACGACTGACATTGCTGCTACATCCATGTAATCATCACTCCTTCTAAAAAAAAGTGTACCATAATTCGACAATCCCTGCTAATTTATGAAATATTTTCAAATAATGGAGTATTAATTAGATAATTACTTCAAGGCATAGTACAATAGTCTCATAATAAACAGGAGGATATTTGTAATGGGGGTTGCCGATTCACTAATATATGAAATAACACAACAAACAAAAGCGATCATGAGAAAAGACTCTGCTTATTATCGAGCACGTATTCTGGAGGCTGGCCAGACCAAGGACAAGCTTTGCATACATAAACCGGAGAAAATACTTCAAAACAGCTGCTTAATAAATGGTTCGTCATTGTTAGGCAGAAGGACTGCTGTCAAACAAATTCTTAAGACCCGCAGCAAATTACCAATCCCGGTAATTCCTGAGAAAGATGTGTTTATGCTGCCAACAGCCTCAACCAAAAGCAAAGATTGTGTATGGCTCTCCTTTTATCACATCGAATATTACGAACAACGCGATAACCGGACGTATGTATCTTTTTACGATGGCTCAGGTATTTATGTCAACTCATCCGAAAATACGATCGATATGCAAATTAAAAAGGCCAGCCAAGTGATAACGAAAATGAACCGTCCATCCACTTTTGGCTAAGAAAGGGAGATGTAGCTGAAAAGACCTAACATATACTTCTAATCAGAACGGTAAGCACATATTGTTATAAGCGTGGGAAATAAGGAAGTTGATCATGTTGATTGATTTCCTTATTTCTATGTTATCTTTTATGAATGGCTGATTCGTTAAAAATGATCTTTTTTTAGGATTGACACAATACAAATAAATGCAATGTAGTGATAATTTTTTTGAGACGCATTCTCTTATTCTAATGTGGGTTGAGTGGTCCTTAGAAACATCAGCCCGAATCGCGGGAACATCGACCCGAATGCGAGAACATCAGCCCGAATGCGGGAACATCGCCCGGAAACGCGGAAACATCAGCCCGAACGCGGGAACATCGGCCGGAAACGCGGGAACATCAGCCCGAGTGCGGGAACATCGGCCGGAACCGCGGAAACATCAGCCGGAGCGTGGGAACATCAGCCCGAATGCGGAAACATCGACCGGAATCGCGAAACATCAGCCCGAATGCGGGAACATCGACCGGAAACGTGGAAACATCAGCCCGAACGCGAGAACATCGACCGGAATCGGAGAAACATCGGCCCGAATGCGGGAACATCGGCCGGAACCGCTGAAACATCGGCCCGAATGCGGAAACATCGCCCGGAACCGCGGAAACATCAGCCCGAATGAGGAAACATCAACCCGAATGCGGAAACATCGCCCGGAATCGTGGAAACATCAGCCCGAATGCGAGAACATCGGCCCGAATGCGGGAACATCGGCCAGAATCGTGGGAACATCGCCCGGAAACGCGGGAACATCGACCCGAATGCAGAACATCAGCCCGAATGCGGGAACATCGGCCAGAATCGTGGAAACATCAGCCCGAGCGCGAGAACATCGCCCGGAACCGCGGGAACATCGGCCCGAATGCGGGAACATCAGCCCGAACGCGAGAACATCGGCCGGAAACGCGGGAACATCGACCCGAATGCGCGAACATCAACCCGAGCGCGAGGACATCGGCCGGAAACGTGGAAATATCAACCCGAATGAGGAACATCAGCCCGAATGAGGAAACATCAGCCCGAGCGCGAGAACATCGGCCGGAAACGTGGAAATATCAACCCGAATGAGGAACATCAGCCCGAATGAGGAAACATCAGCCCGAATGCGGGAACATCGGCCGGAACCGCGGGAACATCAGCCCGAATGCGGGAACATCGCCCGGAACCGCTGAAACATCGGCCCGAATGCGGGAACATCGGCCAGAATCGTGGAAACATCAGCCCGAGCGCGAGAACATCGGCCGGAAACGCGGAAACATCAGCCCGAATGCGCGAACATCGAGCCGAATGCAAGAACTCGACCGGGAGAGCAATTTACTAGTTACGTCGCATTTTTTATCAACTACGAAATTTAAAAAGCAACGAACATTACGAAGGGAGAATCTTTTAAAAAATAATGAACTTTTTTGAAACGAACCCATCTAGTTATCCGTACTATAGGGACATATGCTAAAATGAATAAAAATACCTTGCAATGAGAACCTGAGAGTAATGCTACAAGGGAAGTACATAAAGTGTGAAATTATAATTTGATGGGCTTCACTTGCCTGTCAAATCAAATAGAGAAAAAAATAAACAAGAGGAGATACATATATGAAAAAGACATTTTTAATCGTATTATCATTTGTCTGTATTGGACTGCTCGCAGCATGTAATCAAGAAGATGAAACAAAGGAGGATAAGAAAGATAAAGTTACAGCTGTGGAGACAGCAAAAGTCGAACAAGGAAATCTGGTGATCGACAAATCCTTCTATGGCCGTACCGCACCAGAATCATCAACCCC
Coding sequences within:
- a CDS encoding efflux RND transporter permease subunit yields the protein MKKIINFSLNNKFAIWILTIMVVVAGLYSGLNMKQETMPNITMPNVSVVTTYPGAAPDEVTDKVTVPIEQRVENLNGVELVNSTSLANASSVQIQYDFDTDMDEAATEVEEAISNISLPDGAEEPKVSRLSINAFPVMALSVSDKDHSLEQLTKRVENDVQPTLEGLDGVSDVQITGQQVQKVTIDFDDAKLNKYGLTEDKIKQLIQGSDVSFPLGLTNFDGEVKNLVIDGNVATVDDLRAIKIPAVPQSASQGDMSQQGAAQQGGAAQGTEQQNKAAQSNGANQQTQAPAEIPTVQLGELADIEVVGEAESISRTNGEDSVGIQIVKAPDANTVEVVNNVKDAIGDFEDDYGLTVTTTFDQGEPIEESVNTMLSKALFGALFAIVIILLFLRSIKTTLISIVSIPLSLLMAVFLLDQMDITLNIMTLGALTVAIGRVIDDSIVVIENIYRRMALSGEKLRGRDLIREATREMFIPICSSTIVTIAVFLPLGLVSGQVGEMFMPFALAVVFALASSLIVAVTIVPMLAHSLFKKDLNKMATNETVQHEKKPNKLTRGYKRILDWALNHKLITFGGSVIVLVLSFLLVPVIGVSFLPDEEQKMIMATYSPEPGETREEAEEVAYDAEEYISNHDGVTTYQFSLGGGSPMGGMMGMGGDNSALFFIEYDSDFENFNDETTKVIDTLNKNTDKGEWGSIDFASMGSGLEMYVYGDNTEDIQGAVDQILPVMKENDDLEKAESSLSEAYDQYTLVANQEKLSQSGLTAAQIGMNLSDSGEAPILTTVKHDGEDVNVYIEVDEKQYDSIDDLKDSEIQTPLGTTVKVKDVMDVEEGKSPDTIERREGKMYASLSADIKTDDAAAVSKELEDKISDLDLPDGVSVDFGGVTEQINESFTQLGLAMLAAVAIVYFVLVVTFGGALAPFAILFSLPFTIIGGLVALWIANEPLSVSAMIGALMLIGIVVTNAIVLIDRVIHKEKEGLSTREALLEAGSTRLRPILMTALATIGALIPLAIGMEGGGLISKGLGVTVIGGLTSSTILTLVIVPIVYEALAKFRKKKTNE
- a CDS encoding YjfB family protein, yielding MDVAAMSVVMANSQLRSDASLAIMDKSMGVMEQKGQQMTEMLQQSAVPVAHPTLGNAIDIKA
- a CDS encoding competence protein ComK, which encodes MGVADSLIYEITQQTKAIMRKDSAYYRARILEAGQTKDKLCIHKPEKILQNSCLINGSSLLGRRTAVKQILKTRSKLPIPVIPEKDVFMLPTASTKSKDCVWLSFYHIEYYEQRDNRTYVSFYDGSGIYVNSSENTIDMQIKKASQVITKMNRPSTFG